The following proteins are co-located in the Thermodesulfobacteriota bacterium genome:
- a CDS encoding ornithine cyclodeaminase family protein, giving the protein MVLFLGEDDVKQVLTMPDAVRVLEEMFRQDGLGGTINNPRQRVRTHSAMLHLLAGALPYLGVMGYKAYTSSSEGAKFRVFLHDIETGRLLAVIDANYLGMMRTGATTGVATKYMARGDSSTVGIFGPGYQARGQLMGVAAVRDVKRVFVYGRNAERRKSFSREMEETLGVPVSPVENPREAVSGADCIVTSTTAFEPVLHGAWLEKGVHVNAIGGNFLFKREIDERAAMSARIIAVESREQSRMEAGELLPLVEKGKLQWRNLVELGEIVAGKAAGRISGEDITLFKSVGVAVEDLAVAEHAYRAALSAGLGRSLDMPAR; this is encoded by the coding sequence ATGGTGCTTTTCCTCGGCGAAGACGACGTGAAGCAGGTCCTGACCATGCCGGACGCCGTCCGCGTGCTGGAAGAGATGTTCAGGCAGGACGGTCTAGGGGGGACCATCAACAACCCGAGGCAGAGGGTGAGGACTCACTCGGCCATGCTGCACTTGCTCGCGGGGGCGCTGCCTTACCTGGGCGTCATGGGATACAAGGCGTATACCTCGTCGAGCGAAGGGGCAAAGTTCCGCGTTTTTCTCCACGACATCGAGACGGGAAGGCTGCTGGCGGTTATCGACGCCAACTACCTCGGCATGATGAGGACGGGGGCAACGACGGGCGTCGCGACGAAGTATATGGCGCGGGGGGATTCCTCGACGGTGGGCATATTCGGCCCGGGGTACCAGGCGAGGGGGCAGCTCATGGGCGTCGCCGCCGTGAGGGACGTGAAGCGCGTGTTCGTTTACGGGAGGAACGCCGAGCGGCGGAAGAGTTTTTCGCGGGAGATGGAGGAGACGCTCGGAGTGCCCGTTTCGCCGGTCGAAAATCCGCGCGAGGCCGTTTCGGGGGCGGACTGCATCGTAACCTCGACGACGGCGTTCGAGCCCGTGCTCCACGGGGCGTGGCTCGAAAAGGGCGTGCACGTGAACGCCATAGGGGGGAATTTCCTCTTCAAGCGCGAGATAGACGAGCGGGCCGCCATGAGCGCGCGCATAATCGCCGTCGAGTCGCGGGAGCAGTCGAGGATGGAAGCGGGCGAGCTTCTGCCGCTCGTCGAGAAGGGGAAGCTTCAGTGGCGAAATCTCGTCGAGCTCGGGGAGATAGTAGCCGGGAAGGCGGCCGGGAGGATATCGGGGGAGGACATAACGCTCTTCAAATCGGTCGGCGTCGCCGTCGAGGACCTGGCCGTCGCCGAGCACGCTTACAGGGCCGCGCTTTCTGCCGGGCTCGGGCGGAGTCTCGACATGCCGGCGAGGTAG
- the mtnP gene encoding S-methyl-5'-thioadenosine phosphorylase has protein sequence MKTIGIIGGSGLYAIEGLSNVERVSVDTPWGKPSDEFTVGELSGVRLAFLPRHGKGHTLSPSDINYRANIYAMKKLGAEWIVSVSAVGSMREEIEPGHIVVPSQFYDHTKSRPSTFFEGGIAAHVSMADPVCPELSRILAETAKGEGATVHTGATYICMEGPQFSSRAESETYRKWGVDVIGMTNMPEARLAREAEICYATLALSTDYDCWHEGHGDVTVDDIIATVNRNVELARRVVASVVTAISETRDCICSRSLENAIITSPDAISPEVRERLGIIIKRYVK, from the coding sequence ATGAAGACCATAGGGATCATAGGCGGGAGCGGCCTCTACGCGATAGAAGGGCTCTCGAACGTGGAGAGGGTGAGCGTCGATACGCCGTGGGGGAAGCCGTCTGACGAATTCACCGTCGGCGAGCTTTCGGGCGTGCGTCTCGCGTTCCTCCCCCGGCACGGGAAGGGGCATACGCTCTCACCCTCGGATATAAACTACAGGGCGAACATATACGCCATGAAGAAGCTGGGCGCGGAGTGGATCGTATCCGTGAGCGCCGTCGGGAGCATGAGGGAGGAGATAGAGCCGGGGCACATCGTCGTCCCTTCGCAGTTCTACGATCACACGAAATCGCGGCCGTCGACATTTTTCGAGGGCGGTATAGCGGCGCACGTATCCATGGCCGACCCTGTCTGCCCCGAGCTTTCGCGTATCCTTGCGGAAACGGCGAAAGGGGAGGGGGCCACGGTTCACACGGGGGCGACCTATATCTGCATGGAGGGGCCGCAGTTCTCGTCGCGCGCGGAGAGCGAGACGTACAGAAAATGGGGTGTGGACGTCATAGGAATGACGAACATGCCCGAGGCCAGGCTTGCGAGGGAGGCGGAGATTTGTTATGCTACGCTCGCCCTTTCGACGGACTACGACTGCTGGCACGAAGGGCACGGCGACGTCACGGTGGACGACATCATCGCGACCGTGAACCGGAACGTCGAGCTCGCGCGGAGGGTGGTCGCGAGCGTCGTGACGGCGATATCCGAAACAAGGGATTGTATCTGCTCGCGCTCGCTCGAGAACGCGATAATAACCTCCCCGGACGCAATTTCGCCCGAAGTCAGGGAGAGACTCGGAATAATCATAAAGAGGTACGTAAAATGA
- a CDS encoding PfkB family carbohydrate kinase — MKLLVVGSMALDTVETPFGKEDNVLGGSASYFSLAASMFTDVCIVAVVGQDFPEEHLELFRAKGINLKGVTRESGETFRWEGKYGYDLGDPETLGTYLNVFQDFNPVIPEEYSETEFVFLANIDPELQLRVLKQVKKPRLVACDTMNYWIENKPGELREVIKHVDILMLNDSESRILAKKASITQAARYILDLGPKVLIVKRGEYGALMFSRDGIFWAPSYPLDEVIDPTGAGDSFAGGFMGYIAANEAIDNAGLKTAVVYGSVIASFAVEDFSVKRTAQLKKAEIDKRFTAFLQLSRLD; from the coding sequence ATGAAGCTGCTCGTTGTAGGCTCGATGGCGCTCGACACCGTGGAGACGCCTTTCGGAAAAGAAGATAACGTTCTCGGAGGCTCGGCGTCGTATTTCTCGCTCGCGGCGAGCATGTTCACGGACGTCTGCATAGTGGCCGTCGTGGGGCAGGATTTCCCCGAGGAGCACCTGGAGCTCTTCAGGGCGAAGGGAATCAATCTCAAGGGTGTGACGAGGGAGAGCGGCGAGACGTTCAGGTGGGAGGGGAAGTACGGCTACGACCTCGGCGACCCGGAGACGCTCGGGACTTATCTGAACGTGTTCCAGGATTTCAATCCCGTCATCCCGGAAGAGTACAGCGAGACGGAGTTCGTTTTTCTCGCCAACATCGACCCCGAGCTTCAGCTGAGGGTTTTAAAGCAGGTGAAGAAACCGAGGCTCGTCGCATGCGACACGATGAACTACTGGATTGAGAACAAGCCCGGGGAGCTCCGCGAGGTCATAAAGCACGTCGATATTCTGATGCTGAACGATTCGGAGTCGAGGATACTCGCGAAGAAGGCCAGCATAACGCAGGCGGCGAGATACATTCTCGACCTCGGCCCGAAGGTGCTCATCGTGAAGCGGGGCGAGTACGGCGCGCTCATGTTCTCCAGGGACGGGATATTCTGGGCCCCGAGCTATCCGCTCGACGAGGTTATAGACCCGACGGGCGCGGGGGATTCGTTCGCCGGGGGGTTCATGGGCTACATCGCCGCCAATGAGGCCATCGACAACGCCGGGCTCAAGACGGCGGTCGTCTACGGGAGCGTGATCGCCTCATTCGCCGTCGAGGATTTCAGCGTAAAGAGGACCGCGCAGCTTAAAAAGGCGGAGATAGACAAGAGGTTCACGGCGTTCCTCCAGCTTTCGAGGCTCG